CGGGGTGCGGCTCGACGCTAAATCCCAGTTTATGCATCAGTTTCAGCATGCCCTTGTTGCCGGCCAGCACTTCTCCGCGCATCAGTTTCAACCCCTGCTCGCGCGCCGCGTCGAACAAGGCCTGCAGCAGCAAGGTGCCGATGCCGCGTCCCTGCCAGTCGTCAGCCACCTCCAGCGCGAACTCGCAGGCCTCATTGTCCGGATCGGTGATGAAGCGCGCGACCGCCAGCATCTCCTCGCCGCCATCGCCTTCGCGCGTCATCGCCAGCGCCATCTCGCGGTCGTAGTCGAGCTGGGTGAAGCGGACCAGCATGCTTTGCGACAACTGCTTGATGCTGGAAAGGTAGCGGTTGTAGCGGCTTTCTTCCGACAGATTGCGGACGAAGGCCTGCTGCATGTCCGCGTCTTCGGGCCGAATCGGCCGTATCATCACCGGCGTGCCGTCTCGCAGCTTGGCGCACACCACCATATGTGTGGGATAAGGCATGATGGCCATGTGGCCGTAGCGCTTCTGGTCCGCGCGCGCGGGGCCGACGAAGATGCGCGCGTCCAGCGCGATCACCCCCTGCTCGTCCGCCACCAGCGGATTGATGTCCATCTCCCTCAACTGCGGCAGCTCGCACACCATTTCCGATACCTGCAGCAGCACGTGGCGCAATTCGTCCACATCCACCGGCGGCAGGTTCTTGAACGGGCCCAGCAATTGGCCGATGCGGGTCTGGCCTATCATGCTGTCCACCAAATAATCATTCAGCGGCGGCAAAGACAGCGCCAGATCGCGCATCACCTCCACCGCGATGCCGCCGGCGCCGAAGGCGATCACCGGACCGAGGCCGGCGTCGCGCGCCACGCCCACCATCAGCTCGCGCGCGAAGCGGCGCTTGCGCATCGGCTGCACCGACACGCCGTCGACGCGGGCATCCGGCCGCGCCTGGCGGGTGCGGGCGATGATGGCGTCGAAGGCGGCGCGCAGCGTCTCCTCGTTGCTGATATTGAGCTCCACGCCGCCGACGTCGGACTTGTAGATGATGTCCGGCGAGTCGATCTTCAGCACCACCGGATAGCCTATCTTGGCCGCCTGCTTGACCGCCTGGTCGGCGGTGCGGGCCAGCGTGGTCGGATTGACCGGAATATGGAAGGCCGCCAGCACCTGCTTGGATTCGCGCTCCGACAGCACGGTGCGGCCTTCGGCCAGCGCCGCGTCCAGCACCTTGCGCGCGGTGGCCACGTCCGGATCCCGGTGGCCGCTTTCCAGCGGGCCCGGCGTCTGCAGCAGCAGCTGCTGGTTATGCTGGTAGGCGGCCAGGTGGCGGAATACCTCGATGCCGTACTCCGGCGCGCGGAAGTGGGCGCACTTGGCCTTGGAGAACAATTCGCGGCTTTCCGATACCTTGGCGTCGCCCAGCCAGGACAGGAACAGCGGCTTGGACGTCTCCCGCTGCAAACCTATCATCAGCTGCGCGGTGGTCAGGTGGTCGGTGCCCGCCTGCGGCGTGAAGATCACCATCACGCCGTCGACGTTGCGGTCGTCGACGCAGGCCTTGACCGCGGTGCGAAAACGCATCGGACTGGCGTCGCCGATGATGTCCAGCGGATTGCCGCGCGACCAGTTGCGCGGCAGCACGCTGTCCAGCAGCTTGATCGTGCCCTCGCTCAGCTTAGCCAGCTCCACGCCGTAATCGATGGCGCTGTCGGCCGCCAGCATGCCGGGGCCGAAGCCGTTGGTGACGATGGCCAGCCGCTTGCCGCCCACCCTATAGTTGGCCGCCAGCACCTTGGCGGCGGTGAACAGCTGGGCGATGGAGGACACCCTGAGCACGCCGGCGCGCGCCAGCGCGGCGTCGAAGGCGTCGCCGCTGGCCACCAGATTGCTGGCGTGGGTCAAGCCGCTGGCGTCGTTTTCGAAGCGGCCGGACTTGATCACCACCACCGGTTTGGTGCGGGCGGCGGCGCGAAGCGCCGACATGAAGCGGCGCGCGTCGTGAATGTGGTGAACATGCAACAGGATGCCCTGGGTGGCGTTGTCCGCCACCAGGTAATCGAGAATCTCGCCGAAGCTGACATCCAGCGCGCCGCCCAGCGAGATCACGCTGGAAAAACCGATTTCCTTGCTATCCGCCCAGTCCAGCATCGCCGCGCACAAGGCCGACGATTCCGACACCAGCGCCAGATTGCCCGGCCGCACCTTGCCGCTGTAATTGCTGGCGTTGAAGCCAGCCACCGGCCGCATCAACCCCAACACGTTGGGCCCCAGCAGGCGGATGCCGAAATGGCGGGCGATGGACAGCGCTTCGTTGATCAGTTCCTGCTCCAGTTGCTCGCTGTCTGAAAACTCCTTGGCCAGCAATACCGCCTTGACGCCCTTCTTGCCGCAATCCTTGATCACGGCCGGCAGCGAGCGGATCGCCGTCACCACCACCGCAAGGTCCACCGGCTCCTCGATCTGCCGCACCGAGGCCACCGCCGGCATGCCGCCCACCACCTTGTGATTGAGGTTGACAGGGAACAGCTTGCCCTGGAAGGAACTGGCCAGCAGATTGGCGAACACCGCCTGGCCGATCGAGCCCGGCCGGTCGCTGGCGCCGACCACGGCCACAGTGCGCGGGGAGAACAGCGGGGTCAGGTAATGCGGCCTCATGGATGCTTATCCTCGGAAATGATGTCTATTGGTACCGGCTTGCCGGCGGGCGCGGACGCCGGCCATTCCGCCTGCAAGGTTACGTGATCTATGCAAAATTCGCGCGACAGCATCAGCTGGCAGGCGGCCAGGATGCGCGGCCAGTCCTGCGGCGCGGCGATCCGCAAATGCGCCGACAGCGCCGCCCGCTCGGCCGACATCGTCCACACGTGCAGGTCATGCACCGAGCTGACGCCGGCGATGCCGGACA
This genomic window from Chromobacterium phragmitis contains:
- a CDS encoding bifunctional acetate--CoA ligase family protein/GNAT family N-acetyltransferase — protein: MRPHYLTPLFSPRTVAVVGASDRPGSIGQAVFANLLASSFQGKLFPVNLNHKVVGGMPAVASVRQIEEPVDLAVVVTAIRSLPAVIKDCGKKGVKAVLLAKEFSDSEQLEQELINEALSIARHFGIRLLGPNVLGLMRPVAGFNASNYSGKVRPGNLALVSESSALCAAMLDWADSKEIGFSSVISLGGALDVSFGEILDYLVADNATQGILLHVHHIHDARRFMSALRAAARTKPVVVIKSGRFENDASGLTHASNLVASGDAFDAALARAGVLRVSSIAQLFTAAKVLAANYRVGGKRLAIVTNGFGPGMLAADSAIDYGVELAKLSEGTIKLLDSVLPRNWSRGNPLDIIGDASPMRFRTAVKACVDDRNVDGVMVIFTPQAGTDHLTTAQLMIGLQRETSKPLFLSWLGDAKVSESRELFSKAKCAHFRAPEYGIEVFRHLAAYQHNQQLLLQTPGPLESGHRDPDVATARKVLDAALAEGRTVLSERESKQVLAAFHIPVNPTTLARTADQAVKQAAKIGYPVVLKIDSPDIIYKSDVGGVELNISNEETLRAAFDAIIARTRQARPDARVDGVSVQPMRKRRFARELMVGVARDAGLGPVIAFGAGGIAVEVMRDLALSLPPLNDYLVDSMIGQTRIGQLLGPFKNLPPVDVDELRHVLLQVSEMVCELPQLREMDINPLVADEQGVIALDARIFVGPARADQKRYGHMAIMPYPTHMVVCAKLRDGTPVMIRPIRPEDADMQQAFVRNLSEESRYNRYLSSIKQLSQSMLVRFTQLDYDREMALAMTREGDGGEEMLAVARFITDPDNEACEFALEVADDWQGRGIGTLLLQALFDAAREQGLKLMRGEVLAGNKGMLKLMHKLGFSVEPHPEDRALTLVLKTL